The Oceanicaulis alexandrii DSM 11625 DNA segment GACCCGGTGGACGGCACCAAGGAATTCATCGCCAAACGGGGCGAATTCACCATCAATATCGCGTTGATCCGGAACGGCGCGCCCGTCGCAGGAGCAGTTTATGCTCCGGCCCTCAAGCAGCTTTATCTGGGGGGCGAGACCGCTTTTACGGGCATGTTCGAGCCTGGCGAAACCCTGGACGACTCGCGGCTGTCCGCAGCCCGAACTCGCTCCACGCCAGACGCCGGCATGACCGCCGTGATGAGCCGGTCTCACGCAGACGACCAAACCAAGGCCTTCGCCGAAGCCAGGGGTGTTGTCGAAGCGATTTCGGCAGGATCATCGCTGAAGTTTTGCAAACTCGCCGGGGGCGAAGCAGACCTCTATCCGCGCTTTGGTCCTACGATGGAATGGGACACCGCCGCGGGCCATGCGGTGTTGAACGCCGCCGGCGGCGCGGTGACCGGTCCGGACGGCGCGCCTTTCCGCTATGGCAAGACCGCTGACGGCTACAAGAACGGCGCGTTCGTCGCCTGGGGTCAGCCGCCGCGCTAGTCACCGCGGCTGACGCTCAGCCAGACGCCGCTCTAGCCGATAAAGCCGCGCTCGATCAGCGCCTCGATGACGCGTTCGGCGGCGTCTTCCGCCGACAAATCATCCGTCTTGAGGTGGATCTCGGCGGTCTCTGGCGCTTCATACGGGCTGTCAAACCCGGTGAAGTTCTTGATCTCGCCAGCCTGAGCCTTCTTGTAGAGCCCTTTGGGGTCACGCTCGATGCAGACCTCAAGCGGCGCGTCGACGAAGATCTCGACAAACTCACCCGCTTCCACTTGCTCGCGCACCATCTGACGCTCAGAGCGGAAGGGCGAGATGAACGAACAGGTTACAATCAGGCCCGCATCCACGAACAGCTTGGCCACCTCGCCAATGCGGCGAATGTTTTCCACCCGGTCCACATCGGTGAAACCCAGATCCTTGTTCAACCCATGGCGCACATTGTCGCCATCAAGCGAATAGGTGTGACGCCCCGCTTCCGCCAGCTTGCGCTCGACCAGATTGGCGATCGTGGATTTGCCGGCGCCTGACAGCCCCGTGAACCAGAGCACGGCGGGCTTCTGACCCTTCATTTCGGCGCGGCGATCCTTGTTCACATCCATGGCGTGGGTGTGAATATTGCTCGCCCGGCGCAAAGAGAACTCGATCATGCCCGCGCCCACCGTCTGGTTGGTGAAGCGATCAATCAGGATGAAAGAACCCGTCTCGCGCTGATCGGTATAAGGGTCGAACGCGATGGGACGCGAGGTCGACAGGGTGCAAACGCCGATCTCATTGAGCTTGAGCGACTTGCCCGGCTCTTTCTCAAAGCTGTTGACGTTGAGCTTGTGCTTGAGGGTCGTCACCGACGCCGGAACAATCTGACCGCCGGCCTTCAACAGATAGGACCGACCGGGAAGCATCTCTTCGTCGGTCATCCAAAGTATTTCGGCTGCGAACTGATCAGACACGTCAGGGCGCTGCTGCGGATCAGTGAGCATGTCGCCGCGGGCGATATCGATCTCGCGGTCCAGGACCAGGGTCACCGCATCGCCAGCCTTCGCGCTGTCGCGGTCGCCGTCCGCCGTGACAATGCGTGCGATCTGGGCGCTTTTGCCCGAATGGGCGACCACCACGTCATCACCGGGCGCCACGATCCCCGAAGCGACCGTGCCGGAAAAGCCCCTGAAATCAAGATTGGGACGGTTCACCCATTGCACCGGGAAGCGGAAGGCATAGGCCGCTTCCTTGTCGGCGTTGGTGTCCACACGCTCCAGATGCTCCATCAGCGTCGGGCCGTCATGCCATTTCATGGCGTCCGAGCGCGAGAAGATGTTGTCGCCATAGCGCGCCGAAATCGGGATTGGCGTGATGGACGCAAATCCCAGGTCTTCGGCGATGCCGAGATACTCGGACACGATCTCATGGAAACGCGCGCGCGAATGATCCACCAGATCCATCTTGTTCACCGCCACAACGGCGTGGCGAATGCCCATCATGTTGGCGATATAGGTATGACGCTTGGTCTGGGTCAGCACGCCCTTGCGCGCATCCACCAGAATGATGGCGAGGTCGGCTGTTGAAGCGCCCGTCGCCATATTGCGCGTATATTGCTCATGGCCGGGCGTGTCGGCGACGATGAATTTGCGCTTCTCGGTGTTGAAGAACCGATAGGCCACGTCGATGGTGATGCCCTGCTCTCGCTCGGCTTCCAGACCATCCAGCAGCAGCGCGAAATCAATCTCTTCGCCCGCCGTGCCGTGCTTGCGGGAATCGCGCTCGAGAATTTTGATCTGATCTTCAAAAAGCAGCTTGGAATCAAATAACAAGCGGCC contains these protein-coding regions:
- the cysN gene encoding sulfate adenylyltransferase subunit CysN, which translates into the protein MADDAIRTEVTERLTRAGENGVLRVITCGSVDDGKSTLIGRLLFDSKLLFEDQIKILERDSRKHGTAGEEIDFALLLDGLEAEREQGITIDVAYRFFNTEKRKFIVADTPGHEQYTRNMATGASTADLAIILVDARKGVLTQTKRHTYIANMMGIRHAVVAVNKMDLVDHSRARFHEIVSEYLGIAEDLGFASITPIPISARYGDNIFSRSDAMKWHDGPTLMEHLERVDTNADKEAAYAFRFPVQWVNRPNLDFRGFSGTVASGIVAPGDDVVVAHSGKSAQIARIVTADGDRDSAKAGDAVTLVLDREIDIARGDMLTDPQQRPDVSDQFAAEILWMTDEEMLPGRSYLLKAGGQIVPASVTTLKHKLNVNSFEKEPGKSLKLNEIGVCTLSTSRPIAFDPYTDQRETGSFILIDRFTNQTVGAGMIEFSLRRASNIHTHAMDVNKDRRAEMKGQKPAVLWFTGLSGAGKSTIANLVERKLAEAGRHTYSLDGDNVRHGLNKDLGFTDVDRVENIRRIGEVAKLFVDAGLIVTCSFISPFRSERQMVREQVEAGEFVEIFVDAPLEVCIERDPKGLYKKAQAGEIKNFTGFDSPYEAPETAEIHLKTDDLSAEDAAERVIEALIERGFIG
- the cysQ gene encoding 3'(2'),5'-bisphosphate nucleotidase CysQ, which codes for MPLDALARSFGQICLEAAIPVMEVYESDFTPEQKADKSPVTEADKRAEVIILDALAKLLPDTPVLAEESFEAGVRPSVSDEFLLVDPVDGTKEFIAKRGEFTINIALIRNGAPVAGAVYAPALKQLYLGGETAFTGMFEPGETLDDSRLSAARTRSTPDAGMTAVMSRSHADDQTKAFAEARGVVEAISAGSSLKFCKLAGGEADLYPRFGPTMEWDTAAGHAVLNAAGGAVTGPDGAPFRYGKTADGYKNGAFVAWGQPPR